From the genome of Desulfatibacillum aliphaticivorans DSM 15576:
CCAAAGGCTACGATCCCAGGGACTACCTTTTGGTGGCTTTCGGCGGCGCAGGTCCTCAGCATGCGTGCTCCGTAGCCCGGGAACTGGGCGTGCGCGAGATTTGCGCGCCTGGCCTGGCGGGCGTGCTCAGCGCCTGGGGCATAGGCGCCGCGGACGTCCGGTCTTTTCGCGAAGAAAGTTTTCTGCGCCCTCTGGATTCCCACTCCTGGAACCCTGAGGGCCCATTAGTTCAGCGCTTTCAGGCCATGGAAAAGGCCCTTGTGGAGGAGACGGCGGCCCAGGGAATTTTTCCGGAAAACATAAAAACTCCCGTGCGGATCATGGACCTTCGTTATAAAGGGGAGGAAACCGCCATTTCCATCCGCCGCCCCGAAGACGGAGACTGGACAGGCGTTTTTGAAAGCCGCCATCAGCAGTTGTACGGGCATGTCCACCAAGGCCGGGAGATCGAAATCGCGGCCATCCGGGCCGAGTGCGTGGGCTCAACCCCCAGGCCCGAAAAAAAGAAGGCCGCCGAGATTCCGCGGCTCGCGGTTTCCAACTCCACCAAATGGGTCTGGTTTGACGGCCTGGAAATGCAAACCTCGGTCTACGACGAGTCCATGCTCAGGCCCGGAGACCGGGTTTTCGGCCCGGCCATGATAACCCAGGGCCTGTCCACGGTCATCATAGATCCCGGCTTTGAGGCGGTGCTCACCGGATTGGGCGACATAATCATTCGCGATCTGGAGGAGGACGCTAAGTCCGGCCTGACCGAGTCCCGCAGAGATCCTGTAACGCTTTCCCTGTTTAACCATCATTTTCAGCATATCGCCTCCCAGATGGGAGTCATACTCAGACGCACCGCCCTTTCCGTCAACGTCAAGGAGCGTCTGGATTTCAGTTGCGCCATTTTGGACTCATCAGGAAATCTCGTGGTCAACGCACCCCACATCCCGGTGCATCTGGGCGCCATGAGCCGAACCGTGCAGTCGCTTTTGGACGCCGTTGAGGATATTCGGCCGGGAGACGTCTATCTGACCAATCATCCGGCTTTGGGAGGCTCGCATCTTCCAGACTTGACGGTTATGACCCCGGTGTTTGACGACGAAGGGCGGGAGTTGCGCTTTTTCACCGCATCCCGGGCCCATCATGCGGAAATAGGCGGCGTGCAGCCGGGATCCTGCTATCCTTTCGCCGAAAACCTGGCCCAGGAAGGGGTGATCTTCTCCCACCTGAGAATTTGCAGGGAAGGCCGCTTTCTGGAAACCGAGCTCAGGCAAGCCCTGACCCAGGGGCCTTATCCCTCCCGCAATCCCCATGAAAATATCGCGGACATCCGGGCCGCGATAGCAGCCAACCAGACAGGCGCCCGGGAGCTTATCGCCATGACGGACAGGCACTCCTGGGAGGTGGTCAATGCGTATATGGGATACATCCGGGACGCAGCCGAGGAAAAAACCCGCGCCGCCTTAAAGGCTTTGCCCGACGGCATGCATGTTTTCAAGGACGCCTTGGACGACGGTGCGCTTACGGCCGTGGCAGTAAGCATAGAGGGGGACGCCGCCCTGATCGATTTTTCCGGGACGGACCCCGTCAACGCCAATAGCCTGAACGCCTCCGAAGCCGTCGTCACGGCCTGTGTTCTCTATTGCCTGCGCTGCCTGATTCAAGAGGACATCCCCCTGAATTCCGGGGTGTTGGCGCCTGTGAAGATCATCACCCCCGTTTCCATGCTGAATCCTCCTGGCCAGGACGATCCAACCAAATTTCCAGGCGTCGTAGGCGGCAACGTGGAACTTTCCCAAAAAATTGTGGACATCCTGCTCGGCGCACTGGGCGTTGCCGCTGCCAGCCAGGGCACCATGAACAATTTTATTTTCGGCAACGCAAACCTGAGCTACTACGAAACCATTTGCGGAGGCGCCGGCGCCGGCCCGGGCTTTGACGGCGCCCATGCCGTGCACACCCACATGACCAACACCCGCATTACCGACGTGGAGATTTTGGAGCGCCGTTATCCTGTCTTGGTCCGGCAATTTTGCATCCGGCGCGGCTCGGGCGGGGAAGGGGAATTCACCGGAGGCTGTGGAGCAATCCGGGCCATTGAATTTCTTGAACCCATGGAAATATCCCTGCTGACCCAGCGCAGAACCTCCGCTCCCTTTGGCCTGATGGGCGGACTTTCCGGCGCTCCGGGGCAAAACCTGATTCTGCGGAAAGGCGGGGCCGAGCTGGAAGTTCTTCCCTCCCTGGCTCAAACCAAGGCCAATCCGGGGGACGTCCTGATAATCAAGACCCCGGGCGGCGGCGGCTTTGGAAGACCCAAGAAATAGTCATAAAATTCCGGTTTCATTGCACCTTCTTTTTTTCCGCCGAACATGCTATCGTTTAAGTCCTGACAGGGAGTTGCGGAGGGCGCCCCTGTTGCCCTGCATTTTTTGAACTGATTCAAAAAGCCTGAAGACAGCCGTGAGACAATACAAACCCAAGCTGTTTGTCCTAAGCGCATTCATGCTCGGCTTACTGCTCCTGACTGGAGCAGCCGAGGCATTGGTGCGCGCCACCCATGCGGATCAGTGCCAATATTCCAGCTTTCCCGGGTCCGAGGCCTTTTTGCCCGATCCTGACCTGGGCTGGATCCTGAAGCCGGGATTTGACGCCTTTATTTCGTATGATCAGCATCGAGTTTCCATCAATTCCATGGGCCTGCGCAGTCAGGAGGTTTCGGCTAAGCAGCCCGGAGAGTTCCGCATTTTATGCCTGGGGGAAAGCACCACCTTTGGAGCAGGGCTTGCCAACGGCCAGGATTATCCTTCGATCCTGGAAAAACTCTTAAGCGATAAAGACGAGACCGGCCGCTATACGGTTATCAACGCCGGCGTTCCCGCCTGGTCGTCCTACCAAAGCCGGGAGTTCCTTCGCACGCGGGGGCCGGAGCTTAGCCCGGATTTGGTTGTGGTGTATCATGAGGTCAACGATTATCTGCCCACCCTGGTGCGAAAAACCTATTTCAACCAATTCTGCGAAATGGCTTCCGACGAACAGCTTTACGGAAGCCGGACCTTCCGTTCCTTGTCCTCCCTGGCCAAAAGGTCGGCCCTGGTTCGTTTCGCCCTAAAAAGCAAACTCCTATTGCATATGCGGACCGGGCAATACAGCCCGGCGGTCAATGGCTTGCATCAAATCGGCATGCCAGGCATGACGCCCGGGCTTTTGTTACGCGGAGAGTTTTCCCGGCCTGAAAACGCCAAGGGAAATGCGCCGTATCCGCGCAGGGTGACGGATGGGGAGCGGTTGAATAATTTATTTGAAATGAACAGGTTGTGCAAAAAAATGGGGGCGGGCCTGATTATAATCCATCCTTGCTACGCCTATACGCAAAGGCATGAATGCCTGGCGGTTCGGTTTTGCCGGGAGGAAGGCGTTCCCATGCTGGAGGCCTACGACGCGCTGGGGGGCAGGCTGGATCTTTTTCAGGATCCTATGCATCCCAATGCAGAGGGGCACAAGGCCCTGGCGTCAGCCTTGCTGGAGTTCATCAAACAAAACAAGTTGGCGGAATAGTTTACATCTCCCTGCCGTAATACAAGGCCCTTGAATTCACGGAAAAATTCATTTGCCTGTGTACAAACTCAGCGCCCTGGCGGGCGAATGGGACGTAAACCAGACTGCCCTTTTGCGGCGTGACCGTAATTTCCGGCAGCATCATCACCATGGTTTGCCTGGGTTTGACAAAAGAGGCGATGCAAATTTTCAGGCTTTGAGCCGCTTCGCTCAGGGGCAGGTTGACCGGGTGGGTTTCCCCTTGGGGCAATTTATCCTTCAACTCTCCGGGAAAGGGGGTGGAGGTGATGTGCCTGGCCAGACGAACGAACAACTGGGGATTGACCTTAAAAGCAGGAATCCAAAAGAAAAATTCCTGATCTTCCATCTCCTCGGTAATGGCTTTGGGAAGGTTGGCCGCCCGGACCATGTCCGCGACGGAAGCGAGGTTCAGTCCTTCCACTTTGGCTTTAATCCGCCAGAATGGAAGGTATTTTCCGCTTTTTTCCAACTCGCCGATGGTTTGGACCGTCACCCGTTTAAAGCCTTCGTCCTTGGGCCGCCAGGCCTTTTCGCAATTCTGGCACAAAAACACGCAGCTGTCGGTTTCGCCGGCCACGTCCCAGCCGCAATGAGGGCACATGGCGGAAAGAAAATTCGGCGACCATTTGTGATTGGATAACAGGTTGGGGTCCAGCATTTGAGCGTCCTCAGGCAGCCGTCCCACGGGCTTTTTCAGGACGGCGTCAAAAAGCTGGCCGCCTTTGATGAAAAAGGGCGCGTAAATGATGCTGGTGTTGTCGCCGATGTATGCCTTTTCAAAAGATTCTTCCTTGTAGGCGTCCACCTGGGCGAGGCGCAGGTTGATTTCAATGGCTTTTAGCGCGTCCTTGAACGGGATGTCAGGCGCCACGTACGAGCCCGGGACATCCCTGGTTGCAAAGCGCAGATGCAAGAGCTGGGGCCGAAGCCCCAGCGTCATGGGGGCGTAATCCAAGGAAGCCGCCTGGGTGGAAGAATCCAGGAGCTTGTTGTTGATTTTATCCACAGCCGCGGAAAACAGGGTCCCTTTAAAGCGCCAGTACGGAACGTAAACCACCTCATCCGCCTGCTCGCCCAGGTCCATGCAATATCTGAAGGGCCCCCGCGACGTAATGTGCAGACGCACTTTGCAAAACGGGCACGCCAGCACCCGGTCGGTTTCTTCTAAAGTTACAGGCCCGCCGCATTGGGGGCATGGGTGATCAATCCGCCAGTCCAAGTTTCTCTCCACAACTGTTGCAGAATTTGGAATTCGCCAGGTTTTCCGCGCCGCACGCCTGGCAGAAAACCGCCTGATCCTTGCCGTTTACGGGCGTTCCGCAGCGGCTGCAGAACTTGGCCGTAGGCGGCAGGTTTTTGTGGCATTTCATGCATTGGGTGAAAACAAGCTGCTGATGCCCGCACTGGGGGCAAAACCGGGCGTCTTTGGGAATCTGCTGGCCGCAGTCCGGGCACGCCTGGCTTTCGGCCGCAGGCGCAGGTCCGCCCTGTTGAGGCTGCTGACCGCCCTGCTGCAAAAGGTTGGCGAACATTCCGGGCATCATCACGCCCATGCCCATGCCAAGCCCCGAGGATGCCTCTCCGGTGGATTCCGACGCCTTTTCCATGGCCATGGCCGCTTTCATGGCCATGAGCTTGTTCATGTCGTCAAAGAGGCCCAGGCGGCTTTTGTCGTCAATGGCCTGCTGCACGTCCGGCGGCGGCGTGATGGCGCGAATATAAAGATGGGTCAGCGCCAGCCCAAAGTGGGAGAGATCGTCAACCAGTTTCTGCTGCAGACTGTCCGCCAGTTCTTCATAGCGGCCGGGCAGGTTGAACAAAGAGTCCAGGTTTTCGCCCAAGTGGTCGTTAAACCGCGAAACAATGACCCGGTTGAGATAATCCTCGATTTCCTCGGTCGTGTACATGCCCTGGGTGCCCACCAGCCTGTTGATAAACAGCACCGGCTGCACCACCTGCACGTTGAATATGCCGAATGCGCGCAAACGCACCAAACCAAGCTGGGAGTCCTTGAAGGCGACAGGATCGCGGGTGCCCCACTTGAGATCCGTGAAAGTCTTCATGTTGACCATGTAGACTTCCGCTCTCAAAGGGCTTTGCATGCCCCAAGGGGCGCTCAGGATCTTGGTCAGCACGGGAATGTTGTGGGTCTTCAGGGTGTGGCGGCCCGGGCCTATGGCGTCGTAAGCCTTGCCCTGGTAGAAAAACACCGCAGCCTGGCTGTCCCGAACCGTCAGTTGAGCGCCGAATTTGATTTCACCGGAGCCTTCACGCGGAATGCGCTGAACCATCTGCTTTCCGGTTTCATCGAACCATTCGATTACTTCCAGAAAGATCACATTGTTTTCTCCCATGGAACCGCCTCCTATAAAACATTGGTAGGACTGCGCGCCCATCAGGCCGCGCCTAAGAACCGACTATATATTATATTTGCTGTCAAGACGCCCGGGAAAGAACATCCCCTCATCCCGGCCGCCTATTGGGACGTCGTCATTTTTGTAATTTGCTGCATCTTAGGATGGCTCAACAACTTCATGAACTTGGGATTGGCCATCAAAGTATTTATATCCCCGGAGGAAACCGCATTCATGATTTCAGGATCCGCCAGGATCTCCATGATTTCCGGGTCGGATGATAATGACATGATTTCGTTCATGATGTTCGGGTTGCTCATCATTTGCCGCTGCAAGGCCTGGCTCTGCTTCACAACCTGGGCGTCGCCGCCGGAGCTGGATGCTCCATAAGTCGAACTGGTGGATCCCGTGTAAGACGAGGTTTGGCTGCTGCCCGCAACTCCGCCTGAAGACGGGTTCTGCGAGCTAATGGATGTGATCTTGGACTCATGGACCCGGATGACTCCCAGGGTTTTTGAGCGGATGCTGTAAACCCTTCCGGAATGAGCGATAATCTCGCCTCGCAACACGGTTCCATCCGTAAGTTGGAATTCCGAAACCATTCCCGCAAAGGCGGCCCCGGCGAAAAGCGCCAGGATGAAAAATACTCCGGCAACCACTCCTAATCGTTTCATGGCATTCCCCTATGTTTGCGGCATTTCGGGATCAGCCCCGCCGCCGCTTCAAAGCTCTTAATTTTATCAGCCGGGCGCCTCCATAAGCAAGGGAATATTTGAAAAAAGCCATGTAGTGTGAGGCGTTTCACATTGTTATGCCTTTATGATACACATTCCTCGATAGGCTCGCGGGAAAAAGGAGCGTTCCTGGCGCCTTTTTTCAAGACGGGAGCTTGGCAAGGATTAGGATTATTGACATTATGTCCCAAAACGCGTTAATTTGGAATAAATTCAACCCTTTTCCACAGGAGCCTCTGGTGGGCGAAAGGAGAGAGAATGAACAAGGAAGCTATTACCAAACACGAAATATATAATAAGCTGGTCGGCTTTTCCCAGCAGGATCTGGCCGACATAGCCGCTTTTATAGATTTCATGAGGCATAAAAAGAATCTTGAAGAAAAAAAGGTGGTTAAGCTGCAAGGTATATTGAAAGGGTATGACATAGACTTTTCTGTGCTTAAAGAAATGAAGGAAAAATCCTGGCTGCATCTAGAGCGGGAATTTGAAAATGGATAGCTATGTGACGGATACCCAGGCCCTGGTGAAATTCATGATGGGGCATAAGGTAATCAATGCGCGTTCGCACGAGGCTTATCTTTCCACGGATAAAGGAGAGTGCGCTATTATCGTTCCCGCCATTTTGCTGATGGAAATGCTTTATCTTTTCGAGAAAAATAGAATCGATGTCGGTCTGCTTCAAGCAGAAGAACTGTTTAAAAGTAAAAACTACCAGTTCGAACCATTAAGTTTTGATATTCTTAAAACAGCCGCAGAAATTGATGACATCCCTGAATTGCATGACCGCCTGATAGCTACCACCGCAAGATACTTGGGCCTGCCTTTGATAACCAACGATCCGGAAATAACGGCGTCACGTTTCGTAAATGTTTTGGACTAGTGATATTAACCATAGTTTGTTTCCTCAATTGCTTGACAATTTTCTCCTTAAAAGACAATGATTGCCCACGAGGGTAGTATAGCCGCGTCCATCCGGACCAAATTCGTTAAATCATTCCTGTTGTATAAGCCCGGAGGCCTTTATGCTTCCAGCCAATTCCTGGGTGCGTTCTTTCGGCTTTTGGATTCTTATAGGCCTGACGGCTTGGTTCGCCCATTTTTCCCTGTCCGGGAATTTTCTGTTTTATGAAGACGACTACGCCAAGGTTGTGGACGCCATGGCCAGAAACTTTGATGAGTCCGTGTACAATTTCTATTGCCACTGCCGGGACTGGCCCCAGGGCCGTCCTCTGGGCTTTGCGCTCATAGCCCCTTTCAGCTGCATCGGGGTAAAGATAGCAGGTCTGCAGGGCGTGTACATAACCGGGTTTTTGATGCTGCTGGCAAATGCCGCGCTTTTTTTTCCGTTGATGCGCAGGTTCGCCGGGGAAAACGCCGCCGTGTTCGGAACCCTGGCCTTTTGCCTGTTTCCGGCGGTTACGGTCAATGCCTGGGCCACTCATTTTATGGGGAACGAGCCTGCACTATTTTTTATGTTGGCGGCTTTTTTACTCTACCTGAGCCGGTTTCGCCGGTGGTCTTACCTTTTGATTTTTCTGGCGACGATCACCTACGAATCCACTTTGCTTCCCTTCGCCGCCGCCCCTTTGCTGGATCAAAAATCCGAAGAAAGGCTTGCCCGGCGCCTGCTCCGCCACTGGGCGGCCCTGGCCGTTTTATTGGCCGTATATTGCCTAATCCGCATGAATTTGGGCGAGCCCCGCATGACCCGGCAATTGGCCTCCATGGGCCTGGGGCAAATAAGTTATAAAGCCTTGACCGCCATGCTCATAGGACCCTGGACGATCCTCAAGTCCTTCGCCCTCCCGCCTTTGCCCAATTCCGGCGTTTTTTCCATGTCCGGAGTTGTCAGCATGGCCGTCATTTTTTTATGCAGCCTGGGCGCCTTAGTCTGGAGGACGGAGTGGAGAGATCAGCCTTTTGCAATCCCATGGAATAAAATCGTTCCGGCCTTTGTTTTACTCGCCTTATCCTATCCCATGGCCTTTTTCCCGCCTCACTGGCCGCCGGTCGCCCTGGCGACCACGGCGTCCAGGGTGCATTTCGCCGCGACCGCGGGCGGGTCCATGGCCGTAGGAATCATCCTGGCCTATTTGTTTGAGTTGGCGGCTCATAAGGGAAAAACCGCCGTCTTCGTTGTTTTCGCTTCCTGCTACTTCGCCCTGTTAGGCGGATATCACTTGTCCGTGCAAAAGGATTACGCCAAAAGCGCCCGGCTTCAGAAAGAATTTTGGACTCAGGTTCTTGCTTTGTGCCCGGACATGGGGGAAGATGCCGTGATCTTTGCGGAACAGCCGTTGTGGGACCACCCGGGGCTTATGAGCGTCCATTCCTGGGCGACCCGGCTTGTTTTGGAAAAACTGGTCCGCTTCCCCAAGGAATGGGAAAACCCTCCGCGGCTTTATTGCATGGATCAGTGGGTAAAGGACCATGTGTTCCAGGAGCCGGATAAAATCGTCTGGCGGGAGATCATATACGACGAGGTGTACAGACCCCACATCCTGGAGCCGGAAAATGTGATCGTTCTGGGCCGGCGAGAGGATGGGCGCATGATGCGGCGTTTCGGGGTTTACAGGCTCGGGCCGGATAACAAAGTCCTCCTTGATCTTAAGCCGATAGGGCCGCCCTCTTTGAACATGCATTCCAAGGGTCCGGCCTGGGAATATGTCATTGGCAAAAGACTGACTTCTAAATTAGTGGAGTAAAGCAATGATGAATAAAAAACTTTCCAATCGAGTTTTTTGTTTGTTTCACTGCGCAGTGCTTTTTCTGTTTTTAGCTG
Proteins encoded in this window:
- a CDS encoding SGNH/GDSL hydrolase family protein, yielding MRQYKPKLFVLSAFMLGLLLLTGAAEALVRATHADQCQYSSFPGSEAFLPDPDLGWILKPGFDAFISYDQHRVSINSMGLRSQEVSAKQPGEFRILCLGESTTFGAGLANGQDYPSILEKLLSDKDETGRYTVINAGVPAWSSYQSREFLRTRGPELSPDLVVVYHEVNDYLPTLVRKTYFNQFCEMASDEQLYGSRTFRSLSSLAKRSALVRFALKSKLLLHMRTGQYSPAVNGLHQIGMPGMTPGLLLRGEFSRPENAKGNAPYPRRVTDGERLNNLFEMNRLCKKMGAGLIIIHPCYAYTQRHECLAVRFCREEGVPMLEAYDALGGRLDLFQDPMHPNAEGHKALASALLEFIKQNKLAE
- a CDS encoding type II toxin-antitoxin system VapC family toxin — translated: MDSYVTDTQALVKFMMGHKVINARSHEAYLSTDKGECAIIVPAILLMEMLYLFEKNRIDVGLLQAEELFKSKNYQFEPLSFDILKTAAEIDDIPELHDRLIATTARYLGLPLITNDPEITASRFVNVLD
- a CDS encoding hydantoinase B/oxoprolinase family protein; its protein translation is MRIEFFSERIMEYWIDVGGTFTDCLAWDGKNLSRCKVLSSGGIKGEGTSRPGDGTVFDRARKKQPDDFFTGYELSILSSDGEVWCKGTVLGFSQGVFTVDPPLPKDLPKSFSYELTAHEPAPILGIRMLAGLGLKDAIGQSSIRLGTTRGTNALLERKGGPAALAVTEGFGDLLSIGAQARPELFSLNIEKSEPLFVEVVEIPERINVWGEILKPLDAESVRPLLKDLMDQGVDSLAVCLINSYANPCHERELERLARSLGFDNISVSSALTPTIKALDRGDTAMVDAYLAPVLSEYISLIRSIAPDAELKVMTSAGGLVEVEHFRAKDSVLSGPAGGVVGFADVARSYGRSKAIGFDMGGTSTDVSRFDGEYETQYSAQKAGVRIVAPMMAIETVAAGGGSICQFDGVTLSVGPGSAGSHPGPACYGRGGPLTVTDVNYFCGKVSSDHFPFPLHLAPVEKLLREMAALAPQPMTPHELALGFLQVANRKMADAVKRISAAKGYDPRDYLLVAFGGAGPQHACSVARELGVREICAPGLAGVLSAWGIGAADVRSFREESFLRPLDSHSWNPEGPLVQRFQAMEKALVEETAAQGIFPENIKTPVRIMDLRYKGEETAISIRRPEDGDWTGVFESRHQQLYGHVHQGREIEIAAIRAECVGSTPRPEKKKAAEIPRLAVSNSTKWVWFDGLEMQTSVYDESMLRPGDRVFGPAMITQGLSTVIIDPGFEAVLTGLGDIIIRDLEEDAKSGLTESRRDPVTLSLFNHHFQHIASQMGVILRRTALSVNVKERLDFSCAILDSSGNLVVNAPHIPVHLGAMSRTVQSLLDAVEDIRPGDVYLTNHPALGGSHLPDLTVMTPVFDDEGRELRFFTASRAHHAEIGGVQPGSCYPFAENLAQEGVIFSHLRICREGRFLETELRQALTQGPYPSRNPHENIADIRAAIAANQTGARELIAMTDRHSWEVVNAYMGYIRDAAEEKTRAALKALPDGMHVFKDALDDGALTAVAVSIEGDAALIDFSGTDPVNANSLNASEAVVTACVLYCLRCLIQEDIPLNSGVLAPVKIITPVSMLNPPGQDDPTKFPGVVGGNVELSQKIVDILLGALGVAAASQGTMNNFIFGNANLSYYETICGGAGAGPGFDGAHAVHTHMTNTRITDVEILERRYPVLVRQFCIRRGSGGEGEFTGGCGAIRAIEFLEPMEISLLTQRRTSAPFGLMGGLSGAPGQNLILRKGGAELEVLPSLAQTKANPGDVLIIKTPGGGGFGRPKK
- a CDS encoding SPFH domain-containing protein, whose amino-acid sequence is MGENNVIFLEVIEWFDETGKQMVQRIPREGSGEIKFGAQLTVRDSQAAVFFYQGKAYDAIGPGRHTLKTHNIPVLTKILSAPWGMQSPLRAEVYMVNMKTFTDLKWGTRDPVAFKDSQLGLVRLRAFGIFNVQVVQPVLFINRLVGTQGMYTTEEIEDYLNRVIVSRFNDHLGENLDSLFNLPGRYEELADSLQQKLVDDLSHFGLALTHLYIRAITPPPDVQQAIDDKSRLGLFDDMNKLMAMKAAMAMEKASESTGEASSGLGMGMGVMMPGMFANLLQQGGQQPQQGGPAPAAESQACPDCGQQIPKDARFCPQCGHQQLVFTQCMKCHKNLPPTAKFCSRCGTPVNGKDQAVFCQACGAENLANSKFCNSCGEKLGLAD